In one Choloepus didactylus isolate mChoDid1 chromosome 1, mChoDid1.pri, whole genome shotgun sequence genomic region, the following are encoded:
- the CCR3 gene encoding C-C chemokine receptor type 3 has product MISMNETESEAEVLGTTTFDYEWAMPCEKLNIKDLGAQFLPPLYSLVFIVGLLGNVVVVVILAKYRRLKIMTNIYLLNLAISDLLSLFTLPFWIHYVGWNEWVFGHFMCKLLSGLYYMGLYSEIFFIILLTIDRYLAIVHAVLSLRARTVTIGILTSVVTWVLAGLAALPEFLFRELEKEDGQFMCNSFYPEDETEAWKSFHALRMNILGLVLPLLIMAVCYSGIIKTLLKCRNKKKYKAIRLIFVIMVVFFIFWTPYHLVLLLSAFQIVFLESNCEQSKQLDLALLVTEVIAYTHCCVNPVIYAFVGERFRKFLRHFLHKHVAVYLGKYFPFLPSEKLERASSVSPSAGEQELSAVF; this is encoded by the coding sequence ATGATCTCAATGAATGAGACTGAAAGTGAAGCTGAGGTCCTTGGGACCACAACCTTCGACTACGAGTGGGCAATGCCATGTGAAAAACTCAATATCAAGGACCTGGGGGCCCAGTTCTTGCCCCCACTGTATTCCCTGGTGTTCATCGTGGGCCTGCTGGGcaatgtggtggtggtggtgatactCGCAAAATACAGGAGGCTCAAAATTATGACCAACATCTACCTGCTCAACTTGGCAATTTCTGACTTGCTCTCTTTATTCACTCTCCCATTCTGGATTCACTATGTTGGATGGAATGAGTGGGTTTTTGGCCATTTCATGTGTAAGCTCCTCTCTGGGCTTTATTACATGGGCTTGTACAGTGAGATCTTTTTCATCATCCTGCTGACGATCGATAGGTACCTGGCCATTGTCCACGCGGTGCTCTCCCTGCGGGCCCGGACCGTCACCATTGGTATCCTCACCAGCGTGGTCACCTGGGTCCTAGCAGGGCTAGCAGCCCTCCCTGAATTTCTCTTCCGTGAGTTGGAAAAGGAGGATGGACAATTCATGTGCAATTCTTTTTACCCAGAAGATGAAACAGAAGCCTGGAAGAGTTTCCATGCTCTGAGAATGAATATCTTGGGTCTCGTGTTGCCTCTGCTCATTATGGCTGTATGCTACTCAGGAATCATTAAGACACTGCTGAAATGCCGcaataaaaaaaagtacaaggCTATCCGGCTCATTTTTGTCATCATGGtggtctttttcattttctggacCCCCTACCACCTGGTTCTCCTCCTCTCTGCTTTTCAAATCGTCTTCCTTGAGAGCAACTGTGAGCAGAGCAAACAGCTCGACCTGGCCTTGCTGGTGACGGAGGTGATCGCCTACACGCACTGCTGCGTCAATCCCGTGATCTACGCCTTTGTTGGTGAGAGGTTCCGGAAGTTCCTCCGCCACTTTCTCCACAAGCACGTGGCCGTCTATCTGGGCAAATACTTTCCATTCCTTCCTAGTGAGAAACTGGAAAGAGCCAGCTCTGTCTCCCCGTCAGCAGGGGAGCAGGAACTCTCTGCAGTATTTTAG